From the genome of Yersinia enterocolitica, one region includes:
- a CDS encoding high mobility group protein Z — protein sequence MILIIALLLTCYLVWLLGKLWLLSQRRKRLRSATAARQRKHLPSNRPGRRKYRKE from the coding sequence GTGATCCTGATAATAGCCCTACTGCTTACATGTTATCTAGTGTGGTTATTGGGTAAACTATGGCTACTGTCGCAACGAAGAAAGCGGTTGCGCAGTGCTACTGCGGCCAGACAACGAAAACATCTGCCCTCTAACCGGCCCGGTAGGCGCAAATATCGGAAGGAATGA
- a CDS encoding DUF1040 domain-containing protein, which yields MKCHRVNELIELLHPAWQQEPDLNLVQFLQKLSEEAGFEGNFADLTDDILIYHLKMRGSASTEVIPGLKKDYEEDFKTALLRARGIIKD from the coding sequence ATGAAATGTCATCGTGTTAATGAACTGATTGAGCTTTTACATCCGGCCTGGCAGCAAGAACCTGATTTAAATCTGGTGCAGTTTTTACAAAAATTGTCAGAGGAAGCTGGTTTTGAAGGTAATTTCGCAGATTTGACAGACGATATTCTTATTTATCATCTGAAAATGCGTGGCTCGGCATCAACGGAAGTGATTCCAGGACTGAAAAAGGATTATGAAGAGGATTTTAAAACAGCATTATTGAGAGCTCGTGGCATCATTAAAGATTAG
- a CDS encoding molybdenum cofactor guanylyltransferase MobA, whose amino-acid sequence MIEMRPNITGVILAGGLSSRMGGNDKGLISLNGKPLYRHVIDRLRPQVENLLINANRNQALYQQSGVHVINDIITGFVGPLAGMHAGLSHSTTEWVVFAPCDVPMLPLNLVSQLWQSKGQALAAYVSDNEREHPTLALMHVSLKPTLATYLAKGERKLMIFMTSINAQRVVFDEQPNQFSNLNTPADCELWEQTKREPL is encoded by the coding sequence GTGATAGAAATGCGACCTAATATTACAGGCGTTATTCTTGCTGGAGGCCTTTCGTCCAGAATGGGCGGAAATGATAAAGGATTAATCTCCCTAAATGGAAAGCCACTGTATCGACATGTGATTGATAGGTTAAGACCTCAGGTTGAGAATTTACTGATTAATGCTAATCGTAACCAAGCCCTCTATCAACAAAGTGGCGTTCACGTCATTAACGATATCATTACTGGCTTTGTAGGCCCATTGGCTGGCATGCATGCTGGATTAAGCCATTCAACTACCGAATGGGTTGTCTTTGCTCCCTGTGACGTTCCTATGCTTCCACTTAATCTGGTTTCTCAACTCTGGCAGTCAAAAGGGCAGGCTCTTGCTGCTTATGTTAGTGATAACGAGCGTGAGCATCCAACATTAGCTTTAATGCATGTTAGTCTTAAACCAACGCTAGCAACGTATCTGGCAAAAGGGGAGCGTAAGTTAATGATATTTATGACGAGTATCAACGCGCAAAGAGTGGTATTCGATGAACAACCCAATCAATTCAGTAACCTAAATACTCCCGCAGATTGCGAGTTATGGGAACAAACTAAAAGAGAGCCATTATGA
- a CDS encoding DNA polymerase I: MAQIAENPLILVDGSSYLYRAYHAFPPLTNGSGEPTGAMYGVLNMLRSLLLQYRPSHVAVVFDAKGKTFRDELFADYKSHRPPMPDDLRAQIEPLHQMVKAMGLPLLVVSGVEADDVIGTLAQEAEKVGHAVLISTGDKDMAQLVTPNITLINTMNNAILGPQEVCEKYGVPPELIIDFLALMGDSSDNIPGVPGVGEKTAQALLQGLGGLDALFSNLDKISTLTFRGAKTMSAKLEQNKDVAYLSYKLATIKTDVELDVTCDELKVSPPDDDQLHQLFSRYEFKRWLVDVEAGKWLDGKKDRPTAQTSNKAFVAVEPADAVEVTAVLSQENYQTILDEKSLVEWIERLKKAEVFAFDTETDGLDTLSSNLIGISFAVAPGEAAYLPLAHDYLDSPVQLDRDWVLATLKPLLEDDKALKVGQNLKFDQSMLARYGIELRGIAFDTMLESYVLDSVAGRHDMDSLAERYLNHKTITFEEIAGKGKNQLTFNQIALEQAGPYAAEDADVTLQLHLVLWPKLQQSEGLKRVFQEIEMPLLPILSRIERTGVLIDQNILAAHSKELTIRLDELEKQAHELAEEPFNLASPKQLQTILYEKQKLPILKKTPGGAASTNEEVLAELALDYPLPKVILEYRGLAKLKSTYTDKLPLMINPISGRVHTSYHQAVTATGRLSSRDPNLQNIPVRNEEGRRIRQAFIAPKGYRIMAADYSQIELRIMAHLSQDKGLLAAFAAGKDIHRATAAEVFGMPLEKVTTEQRRSAKAINFGLIYGMSAFGLARQLSIPRGEAQRYMDLYFERYPGVLEYMERTRKQAADQGYVTTLDGRRLYLPDIHSRNATRRKAAEREAINAPMQGTAADIIKRAMIAVDAWLQQEPEPLVRVIMQVHDELVFEVHESVLESAEQKIRELMEQSMQLAVPLKVDVGVGDNWDQAH, from the coding sequence ATGGCCCAGATTGCAGAAAACCCATTGATCCTCGTTGACGGTTCCTCTTACCTCTATCGTGCTTACCATGCGTTCCCACCACTGACCAACGGCAGCGGTGAACCAACGGGTGCGATGTACGGCGTGTTGAACATGTTGCGCAGTCTATTGCTGCAATATCGTCCTAGCCATGTAGCGGTAGTATTCGATGCTAAAGGTAAAACATTCCGTGATGAGCTTTTCGCTGACTATAAATCCCACCGGCCACCGATGCCAGATGATTTGCGAGCTCAAATTGAGCCGTTGCACCAAATGGTTAAGGCAATGGGGCTACCTTTATTGGTTGTCTCCGGTGTTGAGGCCGACGATGTTATTGGTACTTTAGCGCAGGAAGCTGAAAAAGTAGGTCATGCTGTATTAATCAGTACCGGTGATAAGGATATGGCGCAATTAGTTACGCCAAATATCACTTTAATCAATACAATGAATAACGCTATTTTGGGGCCACAGGAAGTCTGTGAAAAATATGGTGTACCTCCTGAATTGATTATTGATTTTCTAGCACTAATGGGGGACTCCTCAGACAATATTCCAGGGGTTCCAGGTGTTGGCGAAAAGACCGCACAAGCTTTATTGCAAGGTTTGGGTGGGCTGGATGCGCTGTTCAGTAATTTGGATAAAATATCCACACTGACATTCCGTGGTGCCAAAACCATGTCAGCCAAGTTAGAGCAGAATAAAGATGTTGCTTATCTCTCCTATAAATTAGCCACCATTAAAACAGATGTTGAATTGGATGTGACTTGTGATGAGCTAAAAGTTTCCCCCCCAGATGATGATCAATTACATCAGTTATTCAGCCGTTATGAATTTAAGCGCTGGTTAGTGGATGTAGAAGCGGGCAAATGGCTGGACGGTAAAAAAGATCGGCCAACGGCACAAACAAGTAATAAAGCTTTTGTGGCAGTAGAGCCAGCTGATGCGGTTGAGGTCACCGCAGTACTATCACAAGAAAATTATCAGACCATTTTGGATGAGAAATCCTTAGTAGAGTGGATTGAGCGCCTCAAAAAAGCAGAGGTTTTCGCGTTTGATACTGAGACTGACGGCCTGGATACGCTTAGCAGCAATTTAATTGGTATCTCTTTTGCCGTTGCACCAGGCGAAGCCGCTTATTTACCCTTGGCGCATGATTATTTGGACTCTCCTGTACAGCTCGACCGGGATTGGGTTTTGGCCACGCTAAAACCACTACTGGAAGACGATAAAGCCCTTAAAGTTGGCCAGAATCTCAAGTTTGACCAAAGCATGCTGGCACGTTATGGCATTGAGCTGCGCGGTATCGCTTTCGATACTATGCTGGAATCTTACGTTTTAGACAGTGTTGCTGGTCGCCATGATATGGATAGTCTGGCAGAACGTTATCTCAACCACAAAACTATTACCTTTGAAGAGATCGCCGGTAAGGGTAAAAACCAACTGACCTTTAATCAAATTGCGTTGGAACAAGCAGGCCCTTATGCCGCAGAAGATGCCGACGTTACGCTACAGTTGCATTTGGTGCTGTGGCCAAAACTGCAACAAAGTGAAGGGTTAAAGCGGGTATTCCAGGAAATTGAGATGCCGCTATTGCCAATTCTGTCTCGCATCGAGCGTACTGGTGTCTTGATTGACCAGAATATCTTGGCCGCACATTCAAAAGAGCTGACTATCCGCCTTGATGAGTTAGAAAAACAGGCTCATGAATTGGCTGAAGAGCCGTTCAACCTGGCATCACCTAAGCAGCTTCAGACCATCTTGTACGAAAAACAAAAACTGCCCATCTTGAAGAAAACCCCTGGCGGGGCCGCGTCAACTAATGAAGAAGTGTTGGCTGAGCTGGCATTAGATTACCCGTTGCCGAAGGTGATCCTTGAATATCGTGGTCTGGCTAAGCTGAAAAGTACCTATACCGACAAGCTGCCGTTGATGATTAACCCAATTTCGGGCCGGGTCCATACCTCTTATCACCAGGCGGTGACCGCGACAGGGCGTTTGTCCTCACGTGATCCTAACCTGCAAAACATTCCAGTGCGGAATGAAGAAGGGCGTCGTATACGGCAGGCTTTTATTGCGCCTAAAGGCTATCGCATTATGGCGGCTGACTACTCACAGATTGAGCTGCGTATTATGGCGCACTTGTCGCAGGATAAAGGGCTATTAGCTGCATTTGCTGCGGGAAAAGATATCCACCGTGCGACAGCTGCGGAAGTCTTTGGTATGCCACTAGAAAAGGTCACAACTGAACAACGCCGCAGTGCCAAGGCGATTAACTTTGGTCTTATTTATGGTATGAGCGCTTTTGGTCTGGCGCGGCAGCTAAGCATTCCCCGTGGAGAGGCGCAGCGCTACATGGATCTCTATTTTGAGCGCTATCCCGGTGTGTTGGAATACATGGAGCGCACACGTAAGCAAGCCGCCGATCAAGGTTATGTCACCACGCTGGATGGCCGTCGCCTCTATTTGCCAGACATTCATTCTCGTAATGCAACTCGCCGTAAAGCTGCTGAACGTGAAGCTATCAATGCGCCAATGCAAGGTACCGCCGCTGATATTATCAAACGGGCAATGATTGCAGTGGATGCCTGGTTACAACAGGAACCAGAACCATTGGTGCGGGTAATCATGCAGGTACACGATGAATTGGTGTTTGAAGTGCATGAAAGTGTATTGGAAAGCGCGGAACAAAAGATTCGTGAACTGATGGAGCAGAGTATGCAACTGGCGGTACCACTGAAGGTGGATGTCGGTGTTGGTGATAACTGGGACCAGGCTCACTAG
- a CDS encoding nitrogen regulation protein NR(I), producing MQRGIVWIVDDDSSIRWVLERALTGAGLNCATFDTGNQVLDALATQTPDVLLSDIRMPGMDGLALLKQIKQRHPMLPVIIMTAHSDLDAAVSAYQQGAFDYLPKPFDIDEAVALVERAISHYQEQQQPARSQPASGPTADIIGEAPAMQDVFRIIGRLSRSSISVLINGESGTGKELVAHALHRHSPRAKAPFIALNMAAIPKDLIESELFGHEKGAFTGANQVRQGRFEQADGGTLFLDEIGDMPLDVQTRLLRVLADGQFYRVGGYAPVKVDVRIIAATHQNLELRVQEGKFREDLFHRLNVIRVHLPPLRERREDIPRLARYFLQVAAKELGVEAKNLHPETEVALTRLPWQGNVRQLENTCRWLTVMAAGQEVLTQDLPSELFETSTPDASGQRTPDNWATLLAQWAERALRSGHQDLLSEAQPEMERTLLTTALRHTQGHKQEAARLLGWGRNTLTRKLKELGME from the coding sequence ATGCAACGAGGGATAGTCTGGATCGTCGATGACGATAGCTCCATCCGCTGGGTGCTTGAACGTGCACTGACTGGAGCAGGTCTGAACTGTGCAACCTTCGATACCGGTAACCAGGTGTTGGATGCACTCGCGACACAAACCCCGGATGTGTTGTTATCGGATATTCGCATGCCTGGCATGGACGGATTAGCCCTGCTGAAACAGATTAAGCAGCGCCACCCGATGCTCCCGGTCATCATAATGACGGCACATTCTGATTTAGATGCTGCGGTCAGTGCCTATCAGCAAGGGGCTTTTGATTACCTGCCTAAACCTTTTGATATTGATGAAGCCGTAGCTCTGGTTGAGCGGGCTATCAGCCATTATCAGGAGCAGCAGCAACCGGCACGCAGCCAACCAGCCAGCGGCCCAACCGCTGATATCATTGGCGAAGCACCGGCGATGCAAGACGTTTTCCGTATCATCGGCCGCTTATCTCGTTCTTCTATTAGTGTGCTGATTAACGGTGAGTCGGGTACCGGTAAAGAGTTAGTGGCCCATGCGTTACATCGCCACAGCCCACGGGCTAAAGCGCCGTTTATCGCGCTGAATATGGCGGCGATCCCGAAAGATTTAATTGAATCTGAATTATTCGGCCACGAGAAAGGTGCCTTTACCGGCGCGAATCAAGTGCGCCAAGGTCGTTTTGAACAAGCCGATGGCGGCACACTGTTTTTAGATGAAATCGGTGATATGCCATTGGATGTACAGACCCGCCTGCTACGCGTGCTGGCTGATGGTCAGTTTTATCGCGTCGGGGGTTACGCACCGGTCAAAGTAGATGTTCGTATTATTGCCGCTACCCACCAAAATCTGGAGCTGCGTGTTCAGGAAGGTAAATTCCGTGAGGATTTATTCCATCGTCTGAATGTGATTCGGGTACATCTGCCACCGCTGCGTGAACGTCGTGAAGACATTCCGCGTTTGGCTCGTTACTTCTTGCAAGTGGCGGCTAAAGAGTTAGGTGTGGAAGCCAAAAATCTGCACCCTGAGACCGAAGTGGCGCTAACCCGTCTGCCTTGGCAGGGTAACGTGCGCCAACTGGAAAACACCTGTCGCTGGCTGACGGTGATGGCTGCCGGGCAGGAAGTACTGACTCAGGATTTACCTTCTGAATTGTTTGAAACCAGCACGCCAGATGCTTCAGGTCAGCGGACACCGGACAACTGGGCAACCCTATTGGCACAATGGGCTGAACGCGCCCTACGTTCTGGTCATCAGGATCTGTTATCTGAGGCACAGCCGGAAATGGAGCGCACGCTGTTAACCACGGCATTACGCCATACTCAAGGTCATAAGCAAGAAGCGGCACGTCTGCTGGGTTGGGGCCGCAACACCTTAACGCGGAAGTTAAAAGAGCTGGGAATGGAGTAG
- a CDS encoding molybdopterin-guanine dinucleotide biosynthesis protein B — protein sequence MSSKTPPLLGIAAYSGTGKTTLLKHLIPLLQQRQIRVGLIKHTHHNMEIDTPGKDSYELRKAGAHQTLVASDCRWALMTETPEQPPMDLHYLASRLDTSTIDLILVEGFKHEPISKIALYRAVVGKPFAGLIDEYVIALASDEPIDTVVKQLDINQPDQIAEFIYSWLKMDQSEL from the coding sequence ATGAGCAGCAAGACGCCCCCGTTACTCGGTATAGCCGCGTACAGTGGTACAGGAAAAACAACCTTACTAAAACATCTGATCCCCTTACTTCAACAGCGCCAAATCCGCGTTGGCTTAATCAAACATACTCATCACAATATGGAAATTGATACGCCGGGCAAAGACAGTTATGAATTGCGTAAAGCTGGAGCCCATCAAACGTTAGTTGCCAGTGATTGCCGCTGGGCATTAATGACAGAAACACCAGAACAGCCTCCGATGGATCTTCACTATCTGGCTAGTCGATTAGATACATCAACTATCGATTTGATTTTGGTTGAGGGCTTTAAGCACGAGCCGATCAGCAAAATTGCTCTTTATAGAGCAGTTGTAGGTAAGCCTTTCGCTGGTTTGATTGATGAATACGTTATCGCTTTGGCAAGTGACGAGCCGATAGATACTGTAGTAAAGCAATTAGATATTAATCAACCAGATCAGATCGCAGAGTTTATTTATAGCTGGCTCAAGATGGATCAGTCAGAGCTATAA
- the hemN gene encoding oxygen-independent coproporphyrinogen III oxidase — MSEQAIVWDLSLIQKYNYSGPRYTSYPTALEFSEDYNESAFQQAVKRYPQRPLSLYVHIPFCHKLCYFCGCNKLVTRQQHKADEYLAVLEKEIRQRAALFVGRQVSQMHWGGGTPTYLNKIQITHLMNLLRENFDFLPGAEQSIEVDPREIELDVLDHLRAEGFNRLSMGVQDFNKEVQRLVNREQDEDFIFALIARAKALGFNSTNIDLIYGLPKQTPESFAFTLKRVAELNPDRLSVFNYAHLPSLFAAQRKIKDADLPSAEQRLDILQHTISFLTESGYQFIGMDHFARPDDELAIAQREGELHRNFQGYTTQGDSDLLGLGVSAISMLGDSYAQNEKDLKTYYSCVEQRGNALWRGLAMTEDDCLRRDVIKTLICNFQISYQPIEQQYGIRFADYFAEDFELLAPFEHDGLVERDDKGIRVTPRGRLLIRNICMCFDIYLRKQARKQQFSRVI; from the coding sequence ATGTCTGAGCAGGCTATAGTTTGGGATTTATCCCTGATTCAAAAATATAATTATTCAGGGCCGCGCTATACGTCGTACCCCACTGCGCTTGAATTCAGTGAAGATTATAATGAATCTGCTTTTCAGCAGGCAGTGAAGCGTTACCCACAACGGCCTTTGTCGCTGTATGTGCATATCCCGTTTTGCCATAAGCTGTGTTATTTCTGCGGCTGCAATAAGCTGGTGACACGGCAACAGCATAAAGCTGATGAGTATCTGGCGGTCTTGGAAAAAGAGATCCGCCAGCGTGCGGCGTTATTTGTTGGGCGTCAGGTTAGCCAGATGCACTGGGGCGGTGGTACGCCCACTTACCTGAATAAAATACAAATTACCCACCTGATGAATCTGCTACGTGAAAACTTTGATTTCCTGCCCGGTGCTGAGCAATCAATAGAAGTAGACCCACGTGAAATTGAACTGGATGTCCTTGATCACCTGCGTGCTGAGGGGTTTAACCGCCTAAGCATGGGGGTGCAAGATTTTAATAAAGAGGTTCAACGGCTGGTTAATCGTGAGCAGGATGAGGATTTTATCTTTGCCCTGATTGCCCGCGCTAAAGCCCTTGGTTTTAACTCAACCAATATCGATTTGATTTATGGTTTGCCAAAACAGACACCAGAGAGTTTTGCTTTTACCCTCAAACGGGTGGCAGAGCTGAATCCTGATCGCCTGAGTGTGTTCAATTACGCACATTTACCGAGTCTGTTTGCTGCTCAACGTAAAATTAAAGATGCCGATCTGCCGAGCGCCGAACAGCGGCTAGATATTTTGCAGCACACCATCAGTTTCTTAACTGAGTCTGGCTATCAATTTATTGGTATGGATCATTTTGCCCGGCCAGATGATGAATTAGCCATTGCGCAGCGTGAAGGTGAATTACACCGTAATTTCCAAGGTTATACCACCCAAGGCGACAGTGATTTACTCGGTTTGGGGGTTTCTGCTATCAGCATGTTGGGTGACAGCTATGCGCAGAATGAAAAAGATTTGAAGACTTACTATTCCTGCGTGGAGCAGCGTGGCAATGCGCTGTGGCGTGGTTTGGCGATGACTGAAGATGATTGCTTGCGCCGTGATGTGATTAAAACGCTGATTTGTAATTTCCAAATCAGTTATCAGCCGATTGAGCAGCAGTATGGTATTCGTTTTGCAGATTATTTTGCTGAAGATTTTGAGCTACTAGCGCCTTTCGAACACGATGGGCTGGTGGAGCGGGATGATAAAGGCATTCGGGTAACACCGCGCGGGCGCTTACTGATTCGTAATATTTGTATGTGTTTCGATATCTATTTACGGAAACAGGCGCGCAAGCAGCAGTTTTCACGCGTGATCTGA
- a CDS encoding YihA family ribosome biogenesis GTP-binding protein: MTIRNYNYHMTHFVISAPDIRHLPRDEGIEVAFAGRSNAGKSSALNTLTNQKSLARTSKTPGRTQLINLFEVVDGIRLVDLPGYGYAEVPEEMKLKWQRALGEYLQKRNCLKGLVVLMDIRHPLKDLDQQMITWAVAVGTPVLLLLTKADKLASGARKAQLNMVREAIIPFMGDIQVEAFSSLKKIGVEKLREKLDTWFSEIPPEVMIDDYDDEGE, encoded by the coding sequence TTGACTATTAGAAACTATAACTATCACATGACCCACTTCGTCATCAGTGCTCCGGATATCCGCCATCTGCCACGTGATGAAGGTATTGAGGTGGCATTTGCTGGCCGTTCAAATGCCGGTAAATCGAGTGCACTTAATACGTTAACTAACCAGAAAAGTCTGGCCAGAACCAGTAAAACACCCGGCCGTACTCAGCTAATTAACCTATTTGAAGTCGTTGACGGTATTCGTCTGGTTGACTTACCGGGCTATGGCTATGCTGAAGTCCCGGAAGAGATGAAACTCAAATGGCAACGCGCGCTGGGTGAGTATTTGCAAAAGCGTAACTGTCTGAAAGGATTAGTTGTGTTGATGGATATTCGCCATCCACTGAAAGATTTAGATCAGCAGATGATTACCTGGGCGGTTGCGGTTGGCACCCCGGTTCTATTATTGCTGACCAAAGCGGATAAGCTGGCTTCGGGCGCCCGTAAGGCTCAATTGAACATGGTGCGAGAAGCGATTATTCCATTTATGGGTGATATTCAGGTTGAAGCTTTCTCTTCTTTGAAGAAGATTGGCGTCGAAAAACTACGGGAAAAACTGGATACCTGGTTTAGCGAGATACCACCAGAAGTTATGATTGATGATTATGACGATGAAGGTGAGTGA
- a CDS encoding thiol:disulfide interchange protein DsbA, with amino-acid sequence MKNVWLALVGMVMAFSASAAQFTDGTQYQTLNKPVTGEPQVLEFFSFYCPHCFQFEEVYHIPQAVKKALPEGTKMTRYHVEFLGPLGKQLTQAWAVAMALGVEEKITPLMFEGVQKTQTVQTPDDIRNVFIKAGVSGEDYDAALNSFVVKSLVAQQQKAAEDLQLRGVPAMFVNGKYMIKNDGMDTSSMDTYVKQYADVVKFLLTQK; translated from the coding sequence ATGAAAAATGTATGGTTAGCTCTCGTTGGCATGGTGATGGCATTCAGTGCATCTGCCGCACAGTTTACGGATGGAACCCAGTACCAGACGTTAAATAAACCAGTAACGGGTGAGCCTCAGGTTTTAGAGTTTTTCTCTTTCTATTGCCCGCACTGCTTTCAGTTTGAAGAAGTTTATCATATCCCTCAGGCAGTAAAAAAAGCACTGCCAGAAGGGACAAAAATGACTCGATACCATGTTGAGTTCCTTGGGCCATTAGGTAAGCAATTGACTCAGGCATGGGCTGTTGCCATGGCATTGGGTGTTGAGGAAAAAATCACCCCACTGATGTTTGAAGGTGTACAGAAAACACAAACTGTTCAAACCCCTGATGATATTCGTAATGTCTTTATTAAAGCGGGTGTGAGTGGCGAAGATTATGATGCAGCATTAAATAGTTTTGTCGTTAAATCACTGGTTGCTCAACAACAAAAAGCGGCTGAAGATTTACAATTACGTGGTGTGCCAGCCATGTTTGTTAATGGCAAATATATGATTAAGAATGATGGCATGGATACCAGCTCAATGGATACCTATGTTAAACAGTATGCGGATGTCGTTAAGTTCCTACTGACCCAAAAGTAA
- a CDS encoding serine/threonine protein kinase produces MNNSAFNFQTLSPDLIMDALEAVGLRVDSGLTALNSYENRVYQFMDEDRKRYVVKFYRPERWSSEQIIEEHRFSLDLAESEIPVIAPLALNGETLHTHGGFFFAVFPSVGGRQYEIDNLDQLEWVGRFLGRIHQVGSDGLFVARPTMGIEEYLTEPRQLLASSVLVPAKQKDKFLAATDLLIATIKQYWHTDWQPLRLHGDCHPGNILWRDGPMFVDLDDARNGPAVQDLWMLLHGERREQLIQLDILLEAYGEFADFDQRELALIEPLRAMRMVYYLAWVARRWQDPAFPKSFPWMAESDFWLQQTASFTEQVKLLQVPPLQLMPMY; encoded by the coding sequence ATGAACAATTCTGCTTTTAATTTTCAGACTTTGTCTCCAGACCTGATTATGGACGCCCTTGAGGCTGTAGGATTACGGGTGGATTCAGGGTTAACCGCGCTTAATAGTTATGAGAACCGCGTCTATCAGTTTATGGATGAAGATCGTAAACGGTATGTGGTGAAGTTTTATCGTCCCGAGCGTTGGAGCAGTGAACAAATTATCGAGGAACATCGGTTCTCGCTTGATTTGGCAGAATCTGAGATTCCGGTTATCGCCCCATTAGCGCTAAACGGCGAAACTTTGCATACTCATGGCGGCTTTTTCTTTGCTGTGTTCCCAAGTGTCGGTGGGCGGCAATATGAAATAGACAATCTTGATCAACTGGAGTGGGTGGGCCGTTTTCTCGGCAGAATTCATCAGGTGGGTAGCGATGGACTTTTTGTTGCCCGGCCAACGATGGGTATTGAGGAATATCTGACCGAGCCACGTCAGTTACTGGCCAGCAGTGTGTTAGTGCCGGCAAAACAGAAAGACAAGTTTCTGGCGGCAACCGATCTGTTGATCGCCACCATTAAGCAGTATTGGCACACCGATTGGCAGCCGTTGCGGCTACATGGTGATTGCCATCCTGGTAATATTTTGTGGCGTGATGGGCCAATGTTCGTCGATTTGGATGATGCCAGAAATGGTCCGGCGGTTCAGGATTTGTGGATGTTATTACACGGCGAGCGCAGAGAGCAATTGATCCAGTTGGATATCTTGCTGGAAGCTTATGGTGAATTTGCTGATTTTGATCAGCGTGAACTTGCATTGATTGAACCTTTACGCGCAATGCGCATGGTTTATTACCTTGCATGGGTCGCCAGACGTTGGCAGGACCCTGCATTTCCGAAAAGTTTTCCGTGGATGGCGGAGTCTGATTTTTGGTTACAGCAGACTGCATCATTTACAGAACAGGTTAAGCTGTTGCAGGTACCCCCTTTGCAGCTGATGCCAATGTACTAA
- a CDS encoding Der GTPase-activating protein YihI: MKQPNKAPRANIAAPKGTATPKRIRKTRVELDIEARERKRQKKHSGNRSGARTNVEGSNKKGQSETQEKDPRIGSKVPVPLVVESKVKAKPTTKPVAKVEAKPRLTPEEELSKLENDERLDALLDRLDNDEVLSKEDQAYVDLTLDRIDALMEQLGIELGDDEDDEAPEEKQEDILQLLKRGNPKDTF, encoded by the coding sequence ATGAAGCAGCCAAATAAAGCACCACGCGCGAATATTGCGGCCCCGAAAGGTACCGCGACGCCTAAGCGTATTAGAAAGACCCGTGTAGAGCTTGATATTGAAGCTCGCGAGCGTAAACGTCAGAAGAAACATAGTGGCAATCGCTCAGGGGCGAGAACCAATGTAGAAGGCAGCAATAAGAAGGGCCAGTCCGAGACTCAAGAGAAAGATCCACGTATCGGCAGTAAAGTACCCGTGCCGCTGGTGGTTGAGAGTAAGGTTAAAGCTAAGCCAACCACTAAGCCGGTGGCTAAAGTTGAAGCTAAGCCACGTCTGACGCCGGAAGAAGAGCTGTCTAAGCTGGAAAACGATGAGCGTCTGGATGCATTGCTGGATCGTCTGGATAATGATGAAGTATTGAGCAAAGAAGATCAGGCTTATGTTGATCTGACGTTGGATCGTATTGATGCCCTAATGGAACAATTGGGTATTGAATTGGGCGACGATGAAGATGACGAAGCGCCAGAAGAAAAGCAGGAAGACATTTTGCAATTGCTGAAACGCGGTAACCCAAAAGATACATTTTAA